The following coding sequences lie in one Osmerus mordax isolate fOsmMor3 chromosome 13, fOsmMor3.pri, whole genome shotgun sequence genomic window:
- the ctu2 gene encoding cytoplasmic tRNA 2-thiolation protein 2 isoform X2: MCQVDDKEFNGQLEHREAPCLSKKCMKCKHSTAVLLIRAGDAFCRDCFKEYFVHKFRAMLGKNRTIFPGEKVLLAISGGPSSFSMLAQVQEGLSREASKKLRFSPGIVYIDEGGATGQSLEERASFVSPLEAVFKATGYPYYIVPLEQVLSLPMSVLEVGTPATDRAGGSYKAGVDQYIQNQHQSPGPAHPQVDLSHLNLKDGKIRDPALATPDSAQSQALQRLFASIKTLTAREDMLQTLRNHLILYVARSEGFSKVMLGDSCTRLAVRLLSSISLGRGSALAMDTGFSDTRYGDVVLVRPMRDYSSKEIAFYNRMFGVPTVFIPALDTKVPDKASIQRLTESFVTKLQADFPATVSTIYRTGEKLHTACPHQTSCVDHTAKCLLCMCALDTTVEEASAFQATLISEQLSQRKDPGLTPSPPAPVSGSSPVSPGQCCSSAGSQREGCGSGEVCCSSSRLPDVDVKSLLCYSCRLTVKDMV; the protein is encoded by the exons ATGTGCCAGGTTGACGATAAAGAATTCAATGGACAACTAGAACATAGAGAAGCCCCTTG tctctctaaaAAGTGTATGAAATGCAAACACTCCACAGCAGTGTTGCTTATCAGAGCTGGAGATGCCTTTTGCAG GGACTGTTTCAAGGAGTACTTTGTACACAAATTTCGGGCCATGCTGGGGAAAAATCGTACAATATTTCCTGGGGAGAAG GTGCTCCTTGCTATATCTGGAGGGCCATCATCTTTTTCCATGTTGGCACAAGTTCAGGAG GGCTTGAGTCGAGAAGCATCTAAGAAGTTGAGATTCTCTCCAGGGATTGTCTACATTGATG AGGGAGGAGCTACTGGCCAGAGTCTGGAAGAGAGGGCAAGCTTTGTATCCCCGCTGGAGGCTGTCTTCAAAGCTACTGGCTACCCCTACTACATAGTCCCATTAGAGCAG GTTCTCAGTTTGCCCATGTCAGTTCTAGAGGTTGGGACACCGGCCACagacagggctggggggagcTACAAAGCTGGAGTGGACCAGTACATCCAAAACCAGCACCAGAGCCCAGGCCCTGCCCATCCCCAGGTTGACCTATCACATCTCAATTTAAAAGACGGCAAGATCAGGGACCCTGCCCTAGCCACACCTGACTCCGCCCAGAGCCAGGCACTGCAGAGGCTGTTTGCGTCCATTAAGACTCTGACAGCCAGAGAAGATATGCTGCAGACCCTCAG GAATCACCTGATCTTGTATGTAGCCAGGTCAGAAGGCTTCTCTAAGGTCATGCTGGGGGACAGCTGCACCCGTCTGGCTGTCAGGCTGCTCAGCAGCATCTCTCTGGGACGAGGTTCCGCCCTCGCCATGGAcact GGATTCTCAGACACCCGCTATGGAGATGTGGTCCTTGTCAGGCCCATGAGAGACTACTCTTCTAAAGAGATTGCCTTCTACAACCGCATGTTTGGTGTCCCTACTGTTTTCATCCCTGCTCTTGACACCAAG GTACCAGACAAGGCCAGCATCCAGCGACTAACGGAGAGCTTTGTTACCAAACTTCAGGCTGACTTCCCTGCCACCGTCAGCACCATCTACCG GACCGGTGAGAAGCTCCACACAGCCTGCCCCCATCAGACCTCCTGTGTGGACCACACTGCCAAATGCCTGTTATGTATGTGTGCCTTGGACACTACTGTGG AAGAGGCCTCAGCCTTCCAGGCCACTCTGATCTCAGAGCAGCTTTCTCAGAGGAAGGACCCAGGTCTGACCCCGtcacctccagccccagtctCAGGGTCGTCTCCTGTATCACCAGGCCAGTGCTGCTCCTCGGCAGGCTCCCAGAGGGAGGGCTGTGGCTCTGGGGAagtctgctgctcctcctccag GTTGCCagatgtggatgtgaagagCCTGTTGTGTTACAGCTGTAGGCTGACCGTCAAAGACATG GTCTAA
- the ctu2 gene encoding cytoplasmic tRNA 2-thiolation protein 2 isoform X1 → MCQVDDKEFNGQLEHREAPCLSKKCMKCKHSTAVLLIRAGDAFCRDCFKEYFVHKFRAMLGKNRTIFPGEKVLLAISGGPSSFSMLAQVQEGLSREASKKLRFSPGIVYIDEGGATGQSLEERASFVSPLEAVFKATGYPYYIVPLEQVLSLPMSVLEVGTPATDRAGGSYKAGVDQYIQNQHQSPGPAHPQVDLSHLNLKDGKIRDPALATPDSAQSQALQRLFASIKTLTAREDMLQTLRNHLILYVARSEGFSKVMLGDSCTRLAVRLLSSISLGRGSALAMDTGFSDTRYGDVVLVRPMRDYSSKEIAFYNRMFGVPTVFIPALDTKVPDKASIQRLTESFVTKLQADFPATVSTIYRTGEKLHTACPHQTSCVDHTAKCLLCMCALDTTVEEASAFQATLISEQLSQRKDPGLTPSPPAPVSGSSPVSPGQCCSSAGSQREGCGSGEVCCSSSRLPDVDVKSLLCYSCRLTVKDMMSVDTLPQYILSEAERRKRRSKMKEEIREFLLEKNEEDLS, encoded by the exons ATGTGCCAGGTTGACGATAAAGAATTCAATGGACAACTAGAACATAGAGAAGCCCCTTG tctctctaaaAAGTGTATGAAATGCAAACACTCCACAGCAGTGTTGCTTATCAGAGCTGGAGATGCCTTTTGCAG GGACTGTTTCAAGGAGTACTTTGTACACAAATTTCGGGCCATGCTGGGGAAAAATCGTACAATATTTCCTGGGGAGAAG GTGCTCCTTGCTATATCTGGAGGGCCATCATCTTTTTCCATGTTGGCACAAGTTCAGGAG GGCTTGAGTCGAGAAGCATCTAAGAAGTTGAGATTCTCTCCAGGGATTGTCTACATTGATG AGGGAGGAGCTACTGGCCAGAGTCTGGAAGAGAGGGCAAGCTTTGTATCCCCGCTGGAGGCTGTCTTCAAAGCTACTGGCTACCCCTACTACATAGTCCCATTAGAGCAG GTTCTCAGTTTGCCCATGTCAGTTCTAGAGGTTGGGACACCGGCCACagacagggctggggggagcTACAAAGCTGGAGTGGACCAGTACATCCAAAACCAGCACCAGAGCCCAGGCCCTGCCCATCCCCAGGTTGACCTATCACATCTCAATTTAAAAGACGGCAAGATCAGGGACCCTGCCCTAGCCACACCTGACTCCGCCCAGAGCCAGGCACTGCAGAGGCTGTTTGCGTCCATTAAGACTCTGACAGCCAGAGAAGATATGCTGCAGACCCTCAG GAATCACCTGATCTTGTATGTAGCCAGGTCAGAAGGCTTCTCTAAGGTCATGCTGGGGGACAGCTGCACCCGTCTGGCTGTCAGGCTGCTCAGCAGCATCTCTCTGGGACGAGGTTCCGCCCTCGCCATGGAcact GGATTCTCAGACACCCGCTATGGAGATGTGGTCCTTGTCAGGCCCATGAGAGACTACTCTTCTAAAGAGATTGCCTTCTACAACCGCATGTTTGGTGTCCCTACTGTTTTCATCCCTGCTCTTGACACCAAG GTACCAGACAAGGCCAGCATCCAGCGACTAACGGAGAGCTTTGTTACCAAACTTCAGGCTGACTTCCCTGCCACCGTCAGCACCATCTACCG GACCGGTGAGAAGCTCCACACAGCCTGCCCCCATCAGACCTCCTGTGTGGACCACACTGCCAAATGCCTGTTATGTATGTGTGCCTTGGACACTACTGTGG AAGAGGCCTCAGCCTTCCAGGCCACTCTGATCTCAGAGCAGCTTTCTCAGAGGAAGGACCCAGGTCTGACCCCGtcacctccagccccagtctCAGGGTCGTCTCCTGTATCACCAGGCCAGTGCTGCTCCTCGGCAGGCTCCCAGAGGGAGGGCTGTGGCTCTGGGGAagtctgctgctcctcctccag GTTGCCagatgtggatgtgaagagCCTGTTGTGTTACAGCTGTAGGCTGACCGTCAAAGACATG ATGTCTGTAGACACTCTGCCACAATACATCCTgtcagaggctgagaggaggaagagaag GTCTAAGATGAAGGAGGAAATCCGCGAGTTTCTGCTGGAAAAAAATGAGGAAGATCTGTCCTGA
- the ctu2 gene encoding cytoplasmic tRNA 2-thiolation protein 2 isoform X3, whose amino-acid sequence MLAQVQEGLSREASKKLRFSPGIVYIDEGGATGQSLEERASFVSPLEAVFKATGYPYYIVPLEQVLSLPMSVLEVGTPATDRAGGSYKAGVDQYIQNQHQSPGPAHPQVDLSHLNLKDGKIRDPALATPDSAQSQALQRLFASIKTLTAREDMLQTLRNHLILYVARSEGFSKVMLGDSCTRLAVRLLSSISLGRGSALAMDTGFSDTRYGDVVLVRPMRDYSSKEIAFYNRMFGVPTVFIPALDTKVPDKASIQRLTESFVTKLQADFPATVSTIYRTGEKLHTACPHQTSCVDHTAKCLLCMCALDTTVEEASAFQATLISEQLSQRKDPGLTPSPPAPVSGSSPVSPGQCCSSAGSQREGCGSGEVCCSSSRLPDVDVKSLLCYSCRLTVKDMMSVDTLPQYILSEAERRKRRSKMKEEIREFLLEKNEEDLS is encoded by the exons ATGTTGGCACAAGTTCAGGAG GGCTTGAGTCGAGAAGCATCTAAGAAGTTGAGATTCTCTCCAGGGATTGTCTACATTGATG AGGGAGGAGCTACTGGCCAGAGTCTGGAAGAGAGGGCAAGCTTTGTATCCCCGCTGGAGGCTGTCTTCAAAGCTACTGGCTACCCCTACTACATAGTCCCATTAGAGCAG GTTCTCAGTTTGCCCATGTCAGTTCTAGAGGTTGGGACACCGGCCACagacagggctggggggagcTACAAAGCTGGAGTGGACCAGTACATCCAAAACCAGCACCAGAGCCCAGGCCCTGCCCATCCCCAGGTTGACCTATCACATCTCAATTTAAAAGACGGCAAGATCAGGGACCCTGCCCTAGCCACACCTGACTCCGCCCAGAGCCAGGCACTGCAGAGGCTGTTTGCGTCCATTAAGACTCTGACAGCCAGAGAAGATATGCTGCAGACCCTCAG GAATCACCTGATCTTGTATGTAGCCAGGTCAGAAGGCTTCTCTAAGGTCATGCTGGGGGACAGCTGCACCCGTCTGGCTGTCAGGCTGCTCAGCAGCATCTCTCTGGGACGAGGTTCCGCCCTCGCCATGGAcact GGATTCTCAGACACCCGCTATGGAGATGTGGTCCTTGTCAGGCCCATGAGAGACTACTCTTCTAAAGAGATTGCCTTCTACAACCGCATGTTTGGTGTCCCTACTGTTTTCATCCCTGCTCTTGACACCAAG GTACCAGACAAGGCCAGCATCCAGCGACTAACGGAGAGCTTTGTTACCAAACTTCAGGCTGACTTCCCTGCCACCGTCAGCACCATCTACCG GACCGGTGAGAAGCTCCACACAGCCTGCCCCCATCAGACCTCCTGTGTGGACCACACTGCCAAATGCCTGTTATGTATGTGTGCCTTGGACACTACTGTGG AAGAGGCCTCAGCCTTCCAGGCCACTCTGATCTCAGAGCAGCTTTCTCAGAGGAAGGACCCAGGTCTGACCCCGtcacctccagccccagtctCAGGGTCGTCTCCTGTATCACCAGGCCAGTGCTGCTCCTCGGCAGGCTCCCAGAGGGAGGGCTGTGGCTCTGGGGAagtctgctgctcctcctccag GTTGCCagatgtggatgtgaagagCCTGTTGTGTTACAGCTGTAGGCTGACCGTCAAAGACATG ATGTCTGTAGACACTCTGCCACAATACATCCTgtcagaggctgagaggaggaagagaag GTCTAAGATGAAGGAGGAAATCCGCGAGTTTCTGCTGGAAAAAAATGAGGAAGATCTGTCCTGA